One window of Microcoleus vaginatus PCC 9802 genomic DNA carries:
- a CDS encoding GAF domain-containing protein — MSGDRLQNIVNRLTDRLKRDVLVEKSLYDIREILQSDRAVLYHFYKQWQGRVTYEMLSAIELSILGSTGPDECFNHEYAALYEAGRVKSITDIEVEPIHECHRDFLRSLKVRANLVVPILTNKGLWGLLIAHQCSGPRTWSLSDIEFMQKQAQNMAMSPTIQDS; from the coding sequence ATGTCGGGCGATCGGCTGCAAAACATTGTTAACCGCTTGACAGATCGTCTAAAGCGCGACGTATTAGTTGAAAAATCCCTCTACGACATTCGAGAAATTTTGCAGAGCGATCGGGCAGTGCTTTATCATTTTTACAAACAGTGGCAAGGTCGAGTGACTTACGAGATGTTGAGTGCGATCGAACTCTCAATCTTGGGTTCAACAGGGCCAGACGAGTGTTTTAACCACGAATACGCTGCTTTGTACGAAGCCGGCAGAGTTAAATCAATTACAGATATTGAAGTAGAACCAATCCACGAATGCCACCGAGATTTCCTGCGTAGCCTGAAAGTTCGTGCCAATTTAGTTGTGCCAATTTTAACGAACAAAGGACTGTGGGGGCTGTTAATTGCTCATCAGTGCAGCGGGCCCCGCACTTGGTCGCTGTCCGATATTGAATTCATGCAAAAACAAGCGCAAAATATGGCCATGTCTCCCACAATTCAAGATAGTTAA